From a region of the Geothrix sp. 21YS21S-2 genome:
- the lpxK gene encoding tetraacyldisaccharide 4'-kinase, producing the protein MQPLRWILAPLAPLYGGVVALRNRAFDRHPERAARVEVPVVSIGNLTTGGTGKTPVTLHLAEALEAEGFLPAVVSRGYGGRRDLDPMEVDPASDPAQTGDEPLMMARRLGPGRVVVGRRRHHAALRALSLAPRPDLLIMDDGFQHRGLHRDLDLLLLDGVRRWGNGRMLPLGDLREPAASAARASALVVTRGGRADRDAILAWWGRFGSGGPVFWVDFAITSLRRLDTGARIPLPLGGPGPLFAFCALGHPEAFFADLLVAGAPWTGNHAFPDHQPLGPRLAALEAEARATGAEGLVCTEKDAVKLDPARAAGMPIWVAEQRVTGAGPLEAWVLERLRGSSGSPAASSGTRPR; encoded by the coding sequence ATGCAACCGCTCCGCTGGATCCTCGCGCCCCTGGCCCCCCTGTACGGGGGGGTCGTGGCCCTGCGGAACCGCGCGTTCGACCGGCACCCGGAACGGGCCGCCCGGGTGGAGGTGCCCGTGGTGTCCATCGGCAACCTGACCACCGGCGGCACCGGCAAGACCCCCGTGACCCTCCATCTGGCCGAAGCCTTGGAAGCAGAAGGATTTCTGCCCGCGGTGGTCTCCCGTGGCTACGGTGGGCGGCGCGACCTGGATCCCATGGAGGTGGACCCCGCCTCCGACCCGGCCCAGACCGGGGACGAGCCCCTGATGATGGCCCGGCGCCTGGGTCCCGGACGGGTGGTGGTGGGCAGGCGCCGCCACCACGCGGCCCTGCGGGCCCTGTCCCTGGCGCCCCGGCCGGACCTCCTCATCATGGACGACGGGTTCCAGCACCGGGGCCTCCACCGGGACCTGGACCTGCTCCTGCTGGACGGGGTGCGCCGCTGGGGCAACGGGCGCATGCTGCCCCTGGGCGACCTGCGCGAGCCCGCGGCCTCGGCGGCCCGGGCCTCGGCACTGGTGGTCACCCGCGGCGGCCGCGCCGACCGGGACGCCATCCTGGCCTGGTGGGGCCGTTTCGGTTCCGGGGGCCCGGTGTTCTGGGTGGACTTCGCCATCACCTCCCTGCGGCGCCTGGACACCGGCGCCCGCATCCCCCTGCCCCTGGGCGGTCCGGGGCCGCTCTTCGCGTTCTGCGCCCTGGGGCACCCGGAGGCGTTCTTCGCGGACCTGCTGGTGGCCGGCGCCCCCTGGACCGGCAACCACGCCTTCCCGGACCATCAGCCCCTGGGCCCGCGCCTGGCGGCCCTGGAGGCCGAGGCCCGGGCCACCGGCGCCGAGGGCCTGGTGTGCACGGAGAAGGACGCCGTGAAGCTGGACCCCGCCCGCGCCGCCGGAATGCCCATCTGGGTCGCCGAGCAGCGGGTGACGGGCGCCGGGCCCCTGGAGGCCTGGGTCCTGGAGCGGCTCAGAGGCTCTTCAGGATCTCCTGCCGCTTCTTCTGGTACTCGTCCTCGGTGA
- a CDS encoding pentapeptide repeat-containing protein has product MHATLPVALGLLLGSLALGAQERIYSLPSGLPPGSVGALGTGITTRSKRVNGRLAGPGARLENADLRGADFAGRDLTGARLDGADCTGATFRNATLTGASLKGTRLFQADISGATGLDLAGAQLHPFFEPAGGPEKTGALRFFHTGGEEAPRFLVASPWGEVFWLEGSALRHLSPTGVQYGLRILGEDQAVKGLAKDSLDRLWVFGDRRNAWLLLADLSPGPRSARGFCHTLAAEPGMEPVAITAGPGGDVLVSISGGALHFHAYDGKFRVDSLGTLPGIGPAAVATMNAAGTGVFLAGPERTDIRVVKVGGRGGIAIDLPAGCRADRLVRGAGNTVWFTLTGSQEGIGCFDEDTRAVTFTKLPPGGGPRMPWDLALDAEGAVWFTQRGRSSLGRLKPGGEPVEFPLPEGFRASELVRGPGGRMFFTVEGERLIGSVLAVPPLGEEKKASPGGGWDVAVYAPPRVERRKPLTDAGRRERHGARVLAAEERYRAWTEPAPAPQEEVKSAPIPAGPQDRLAALDVNLSWGALRSILAKHGYGSCPDKSQFAPEYGTPAALAALIAEGMENAGAIGRVRVTDAEGHFLTFCEKADVGTRFGSEVPTGRFVVRTLRHFNGEHFEHDVIGAYPTR; this is encoded by the coding sequence ATGCACGCGACCCTTCCCGTGGCCCTTGGCCTGCTCCTGGGCTCCCTCGCCCTGGGCGCCCAGGAGCGCATCTATTCGCTTCCGTCCGGCCTCCCGCCCGGCAGCGTGGGGGCCCTGGGGACGGGGATCACCACCCGCTCGAAACGGGTCAACGGACGCCTGGCAGGGCCTGGGGCCCGCCTGGAGAACGCCGATCTGAGGGGGGCCGATTTCGCCGGCCGCGACCTCACCGGGGCCCGCCTGGACGGAGCGGACTGCACGGGCGCCACCTTCCGCAATGCGACCCTGACCGGCGCCAGCCTGAAGGGAACCCGCCTGTTCCAGGCCGACATCTCCGGCGCGACCGGGCTGGACCTCGCCGGGGCCCAGCTGCATCCCTTCTTCGAACCCGCCGGCGGGCCGGAGAAGACCGGAGCCCTGCGCTTCTTCCACACCGGCGGAGAGGAGGCGCCCCGGTTTCTCGTGGCCTCGCCCTGGGGCGAGGTGTTCTGGCTGGAAGGCTCGGCCTTGCGGCACCTGTCGCCCACGGGCGTCCAGTACGGGCTCCGGATCCTGGGGGAGGACCAGGCGGTGAAAGGGCTCGCCAAGGACTCCCTGGACCGCCTCTGGGTGTTCGGGGACCGGCGGAACGCGTGGCTCCTCCTCGCCGACCTGAGTCCCGGGCCCAGGTCCGCCCGGGGCTTCTGCCACACCCTTGCCGCGGAGCCGGGGATGGAACCCGTCGCCATCACCGCCGGACCCGGCGGGGACGTGCTGGTTTCCATATCCGGCGGGGCGCTCCACTTCCACGCCTACGACGGCAAATTCAGGGTGGACTCCCTCGGAACGCTTCCCGGCATCGGCCCCGCGGCGGTGGCCACGATGAACGCCGCCGGAACCGGGGTCTTCCTCGCGGGGCCGGAGCGCACGGATATCCGGGTCGTGAAGGTGGGCGGCAGGGGCGGCATCGCCATCGACCTGCCCGCGGGCTGCCGCGCCGACCGCCTCGTGCGGGGAGCGGGAAACACGGTGTGGTTCACCCTGACGGGTTCCCAGGAGGGGATCGGCTGCTTCGACGAGGACACCCGGGCCGTGACCTTCACCAAGCTTCCCCCCGGGGGAGGCCCCCGCATGCCCTGGGACCTGGCCCTGGACGCGGAGGGGGCCGTGTGGTTCACGCAGCGGGGAAGGTCCAGCCTGGGCCGCCTCAAGCCCGGAGGCGAGCCGGTCGAATTTCCGCTTCCCGAGGGCTTCCGCGCCTCGGAACTGGTGCGGGGCCCGGGTGGCCGGATGTTCTTCACGGTGGAAGGCGAGCGCCTCATCGGGTCCGTCCTGGCGGTGCCGCCCCTCGGGGAGGAGAAGAAGGCTTCTCCAGGCGGCGGATGGGACGTCGCGGTCTACGCGCCGCCCCGGGTGGAGCGGCGCAAGCCCCTCACGGACGCCGGGCGCCGCGAGCGCCACGGCGCCCGGGTGCTGGCGGCGGAAGAGCGCTACCGGGCATGGACCGAGCCGGCCCCCGCGCCCCAGGAGGAGGTGAAGTCAGCCCCCATCCCGGCGGGGCCCCAGGACCGGCTCGCGGCCCTGGACGTGAACCTCTCCTGGGGGGCCCTGCGGAGCATCCTGGCCAAGCACGGATACGGGTCGTGCCCGGACAAGAGCCAGTTCGCGCCGGAATACGGCACGCCCGCGGCCCTGGCCGCGCTGATCGCCGAGGGCATGGAGAACGCCGGCGCCATCGGCCGGGTGCGGGTCACCGACGCGGAAGGCCACTTCCTCACGTTCTGCGAAAAAGCGGACGTGGGCACCCGCTTCGGAAGCGAGGTGCCCACGGGGCGCTTCGTGGTGAGGACGCTGCGGCACTTCAACGGGGAGCACTTCGAGCACGACGTGATCGGAGCCTACCCCACGCGGTAG
- a CDS encoding DUF4139 domain-containing protein, whose amino-acid sequence MRRLGLLLAVACTLGAKDPIPVETTIAAVRLHPGEGWVTRKGTVQLLEGGSSRVIIPGLPAGLRFDDLRLRAQGPAGTRIGDLTVREAPQTYRERTEWKRLEKEAADLRGRLALLDLRQKNQAKARQLFLDLKAAQTKGFQQSLTTGALKPQSILDFSFAVESRSLELARQDAALSEERSSLKSRADRNDEAMEGLKREGEANPTVISVELEVPRACSVGLELSFRVQEASWAPAYEARLSPDKRHLELVLFAAVKQATNENWNGISLELLSQAPSGRLDLPAGIRLPGLSYQESGARKPGIPVPENPVSPAALTTLKVPGQVQVRTGEEQRFRIGSLDLVPSFRYLAIPRQGSDVYLMAMVLPAPGFPLVGGSPVDMLQGTERVGTLQMEAPGPGDPLRLSYGPVPGLTARREVLERNHSEIGDKTKERQWVFKESFEVESTFSTPVEVEVQDRTVTSGTDSVKVDQVSGTTPGWETIHTGIRRWILQLPPGGKATVLQKTRIQGPLVGHLVNVGDLSLEGN is encoded by the coding sequence ATGCGCCGTTTAGGGCTTCTCTTGGCTGTCGCCTGCACCCTTGGAGCCAAAGACCCGATCCCGGTGGAAACGACGATTGCGGCTGTCCGTCTTCATCCAGGCGAAGGTTGGGTAACCCGCAAGGGAACCGTCCAGTTGCTGGAGGGAGGGTCCAGCCGCGTAATCATCCCTGGGCTTCCAGCAGGGCTCCGGTTTGATGACTTGCGCCTCAGAGCCCAGGGGCCTGCTGGAACTCGAATCGGTGACTTGACGGTCAGGGAGGCCCCCCAGACCTACCGTGAGCGAACGGAATGGAAACGCCTGGAGAAGGAGGCCGCTGACCTCCGGGGAAGGCTGGCCCTCCTCGATCTTCGCCAGAAGAACCAGGCAAAGGCCAGGCAGCTATTCCTGGACCTTAAAGCCGCCCAAACCAAGGGGTTTCAGCAATCCCTGACCACCGGCGCCCTGAAGCCCCAATCCATCCTGGATTTCAGTTTCGCGGTCGAGAGTCGGAGCCTCGAACTTGCGCGCCAGGATGCGGCCTTGAGCGAGGAGCGAAGCTCCTTGAAGTCGAGGGCTGACCGGAACGATGAAGCCATGGAAGGACTGAAACGGGAAGGCGAGGCCAATCCCACGGTCATCTCCGTGGAATTGGAGGTCCCCCGGGCCTGCTCCGTGGGCCTGGAATTGTCCTTCCGGGTCCAGGAGGCATCCTGGGCACCAGCCTACGAGGCGCGCTTAAGCCCAGACAAGCGTCACCTGGAACTGGTCCTGTTCGCAGCCGTGAAACAAGCGACCAATGAGAATTGGAACGGAATCAGCCTGGAACTTCTGAGCCAGGCCCCTTCAGGTCGCCTGGACCTTCCGGCAGGGATTCGCCTCCCTGGGCTGAGTTACCAGGAGTCCGGCGCTCGAAAACCCGGCATTCCTGTTCCTGAGAATCCAGTTTCGCCCGCCGCCCTGACTACCTTGAAGGTGCCAGGCCAGGTTCAGGTGCGAACGGGAGAGGAACAGCGCTTCCGAATCGGCAGCCTCGATCTGGTTCCTTCATTCCGCTACCTGGCGATCCCCCGCCAGGGAAGCGATGTCTATTTGATGGCCATGGTCCTCCCTGCTCCCGGTTTTCCCCTTGTTGGAGGCAGCCCTGTGGATATGCTCCAAGGCACCGAAAGGGTCGGCACCCTCCAGATGGAAGCCCCGGGGCCTGGAGACCCACTCCGGTTGAGCTACGGCCCGGTGCCTGGGTTGACTGCACGCAGGGAAGTCCTCGAGCGCAACCATTCGGAAATCGGGGACAAGACCAAGGAGCGTCAGTGGGTCTTCAAGGAGAGCTTTGAAGTGGAGAGCACGTTTTCGACCCCTGTGGAAGTCGAGGTCCAGGACCGGACAGTGACCTCAGGTACGGATTCCGTGAAAGTGGACCAGGTGTCGGGTACGACTCCAGGCTGGGAAACCATCCATACAGGAATACGACGCTGGATCCTCCAATTGCCTCCCGGCGGCAAGGCCACGGTCCTTCAGAAGACCCGGATCCAGGGTCCCTTGGTGGGACACCTTGTCAACGTGGGCGATCTTTCATTGGAGGGGAACTGA
- a CDS encoding cyclic nucleotide-binding domain-containing protein, whose protein sequence is MSESNFIGQSKLTFKEGEIVYRKGDLAQTMYVILSGKIRMYVGTEPQGDWSEELAKGDFFGEGSLLEPIPRHHTVVALEDTEVVTISRGTFLRMIRQNPEVSVKMMQRLAQRNRELAGRTDVDVSKGMKARAQPAAVSLVSVISGRKFNILSHGALVGRFDPNTGIHPDIDLTEEDPQLSVSRRHARILCEHNRYFLVEEHGVANGTYIKGERLPPGDARELKPGDRVGFGMVVLFFEKPS, encoded by the coding sequence ATGTCCGAATCGAACTTCATAGGCCAGAGCAAGCTCACCTTCAAGGAAGGGGAGATTGTGTACCGCAAGGGCGACCTGGCCCAGACGATGTACGTGATCCTTTCCGGCAAGATCCGCATGTACGTCGGCACCGAACCCCAGGGCGACTGGTCCGAGGAACTGGCCAAGGGCGACTTCTTCGGCGAGGGCAGCCTCCTGGAGCCCATCCCGCGCCACCACACGGTCGTGGCCCTGGAGGACACCGAGGTGGTGACCATCTCCCGGGGCACCTTCCTGCGCATGATCCGCCAGAACCCGGAAGTGTCCGTGAAGATGATGCAGCGCCTGGCCCAGCGCAACCGCGAACTGGCCGGCCGCACGGACGTGGACGTCTCCAAGGGCATGAAGGCCAGGGCGCAGCCCGCCGCGGTGAGCCTCGTGTCCGTCATCTCCGGGCGGAAGTTCAACATCCTCTCCCACGGCGCGCTCGTGGGCCGCTTCGACCCCAACACGGGCATCCACCCCGACATCGACCTCACCGAGGAGGACCCGCAGCTCAGCGTCTCCCGGCGCCACGCCCGGATCCTCTGCGAGCACAACCGGTACTTCCTGGTGGAGGAGCACGGCGTCGCCAACGGCACCTACATCAAGGGCGAGCGCCTCCCCCCCGGCGACGCCCGGGAGCTGAAGCCCGGGGACCGCGTGGGCTTCGGCATGGTGGTGCTGTTCTTCGAGAAGCCCTCGTGA
- a CDS encoding DUF4139 domain-containing protein, whose product MRRLILPVLSLCLSAQEPALNLSLSRVRIHPHQAWITREATWNFRSPGSQRIRLTDLPPGLSLEDIRVQAEGIPGLRLGNIGITQEEARTEPDAGTKALQTEIQTLTRGQEELVQKLGALDEAMAAITNLKPDSGATPTGQVPDPKAAVDLARAIQARSEAILAQAEDLRKEQAVVQARLGALSASLFKKESLAKRNKSVISVELDSPAAGEARIQVLSRTGAARWRPTYEVRLGEKGLELLCYASIGQATGEDWKNVGLEISNAEPERAIHAPIPPPPVKLLYNAPEVAAMGSIEGRVTDRSGHPLAGVAVIASSDAIKPRTRSATTDRNGVFRLQLLPLGDYRLQATRAGYPSSMSFARVLSAQPVSIGIQLMPSAGGATVEVVASTPAVDHSVTNTAIVLGGSAVSNNYALEETPAHYEESGELSLAWSLAGKRDIPSDSQARRILLAQSIAEANLQLRALPRSSSEVFLVAPLRSQPGYPWFPGTPTTVFRNGEQLGQVALPRLQPGERTLFSFGPVPGIRVQRQRTEATVALARNGKSRQWTLREKVILFNDLDHEVDIQVQEPSIRSASDRVRVEVLPEATPAQEIEGDLVWHVKVPSHGQARIEEAWRILGPTTGSVPEVVALGLPTSD is encoded by the coding sequence ATGCGCCGCCTGATCCTGCCCGTTCTCTCCCTCTGTCTTTCCGCCCAGGAACCCGCCCTGAACCTTTCCCTTAGCCGCGTAAGGATCCATCCTCATCAAGCCTGGATAACCCGTGAGGCAACCTGGAACTTTCGCAGCCCTGGATCCCAGCGGATTCGGCTCACGGACCTTCCCCCAGGCCTTTCCTTGGAGGATATTCGCGTCCAGGCCGAAGGCATCCCCGGTCTCCGCCTGGGCAACATCGGCATCACCCAGGAAGAAGCCCGGACTGAACCTGATGCTGGCACCAAGGCCCTTCAGACCGAGATCCAGACGCTGACCCGCGGCCAGGAAGAGCTGGTGCAAAAGCTTGGCGCCCTGGATGAAGCCATGGCTGCCATCACCAATCTGAAGCCCGATTCAGGCGCGACCCCGACAGGCCAGGTTCCGGATCCCAAGGCGGCCGTTGATCTTGCACGGGCGATCCAGGCACGTTCGGAAGCAATTCTTGCGCAGGCAGAAGACTTGAGGAAGGAACAGGCCGTTGTCCAAGCCCGATTGGGCGCCCTTTCCGCCTCTCTCTTCAAGAAGGAGAGTTTGGCAAAAAGAAACAAAAGCGTCATTTCGGTAGAGCTGGATTCCCCGGCGGCAGGAGAGGCCCGGATCCAGGTTCTGAGCCGCACCGGAGCTGCCCGCTGGAGACCCACCTATGAGGTCCGCCTGGGCGAGAAGGGGCTCGAACTCCTGTGCTATGCAAGCATCGGCCAGGCGACGGGAGAGGACTGGAAGAACGTCGGGCTGGAGATTTCGAACGCGGAACCGGAAAGGGCGATCCATGCCCCGATCCCGCCCCCGCCCGTTAAGCTGCTCTACAACGCCCCAGAAGTGGCCGCTATGGGCAGCATCGAGGGGAGGGTCACGGACAGGAGCGGCCACCCTCTGGCCGGGGTTGCAGTGATCGCCAGCTCCGACGCCATCAAGCCAAGGACAAGGTCCGCAACGACCGACCGGAATGGGGTGTTCCGGCTTCAACTTTTGCCGCTGGGGGACTATCGATTGCAGGCGACAAGGGCTGGCTACCCCTCCTCGATGTCATTCGCTCGCGTCCTCTCGGCGCAACCCGTGAGCATTGGCATTCAACTTATGCCATCCGCAGGAGGGGCCACCGTCGAGGTCGTTGCGAGCACACCGGCGGTGGACCACTCAGTGACCAATACAGCCATTGTCCTCGGAGGTTCGGCAGTCTCAAACAACTATGCGCTGGAAGAAACGCCTGCCCATTATGAGGAATCAGGAGAGTTGAGTCTTGCGTGGAGCTTGGCCGGCAAGCGGGATATCCCCTCCGACTCCCAGGCCAGGCGCATTCTTTTGGCCCAGAGCATCGCGGAAGCGAATTTGCAACTCCGGGCGCTTCCGAGGAGCAGTTCGGAAGTGTTCCTGGTCGCACCCCTGCGCTCACAGCCCGGCTACCCCTGGTTCCCTGGAACCCCGACCACGGTATTCCGCAATGGAGAGCAACTCGGGCAGGTAGCCCTGCCGCGCCTTCAGCCCGGCGAACGGACCTTGTTCAGTTTTGGCCCAGTTCCCGGGATCCGGGTCCAACGTCAGCGGACGGAAGCCACGGTTGCCCTGGCCAGGAACGGGAAGTCCCGGCAATGGACCCTCCGGGAGAAGGTGATCCTGTTCAACGACCTGGACCATGAAGTCGACATCCAGGTGCAGGAGCCCTCGATTCGCTCAGCGTCAGACCGGGTGCGGGTCGAGGTACTTCCTGAAGCGACTCCAGCCCAGGAAATCGAGGGCGATCTTGTTTGGCACGTCAAGGTGCCATCCCACGGCCAGGCAAGGATCGAGGAGGCTTGGCGCATTCTGGGACCGACCACCGGATCTGTCCCTGAAGTTGTCGCCCTTGGACTCCCAACAAGCGATTAG
- a CDS encoding electron transfer flavoprotein subunit beta/FixA family protein produces MKILVALKQVPDTETKIKVAADGRSLDGGDVKWITSPYDEYALEEALRLKETAAAEVTAVSVGGDKAKDILRNALALGADQAVLVKSAETGDPLAVARTLAAFAEGKGFDLILLGNKGFGGDNASVGPMLAELLGVAQANVVTKLELAEGRFKAEREGDADSEVLEGSLPAVVTAQRGLNEPRYANLKGIMAAKKKTIEEVDAAPVAPAVTTVTLALPPSRPEGRKLEGDAAAQAAALLGLLRDEAKVL; encoded by the coding sequence ATGAAGATTCTTGTGGCCCTGAAGCAGGTGCCCGACACCGAGACCAAGATCAAGGTGGCTGCGGACGGAAGATCCCTCGACGGCGGCGACGTCAAGTGGATCACCAGCCCCTACGACGAGTACGCCCTGGAGGAGGCCCTGCGCCTCAAGGAAACCGCCGCCGCCGAAGTGACCGCCGTCTCCGTGGGCGGGGACAAGGCCAAGGACATCCTGCGCAACGCGCTGGCCCTGGGCGCCGACCAGGCCGTGCTGGTCAAGTCCGCCGAGACCGGGGACCCCCTGGCCGTGGCCCGGACCCTGGCCGCCTTCGCCGAAGGCAAGGGCTTCGACCTGATCCTGCTGGGCAACAAGGGCTTCGGCGGCGACAACGCCTCCGTGGGCCCCATGCTGGCCGAGCTCCTGGGCGTGGCCCAGGCCAACGTCGTGACGAAGCTGGAACTGGCCGAGGGCCGCTTCAAGGCCGAGCGCGAAGGGGACGCGGACAGCGAGGTGCTGGAAGGCTCCCTGCCGGCCGTGGTCACCGCCCAGCGCGGCCTCAACGAGCCCCGCTACGCCAACCTCAAGGGCATCATGGCCGCCAAGAAGAAGACCATCGAGGAAGTCGACGCCGCCCCCGTGGCCCCCGCGGTCACCACCGTCACCCTCGCCCTGCCCCCCTCCCGCCCCGAAGGCCGGAAGCTGGAAGGGGACGCCGCCGCCCAGGCCGCGGCGCTCCTGGGTCTCCTGCGCGACGAAGCCAAGGTCCTGTAA
- a CDS encoding SHOCT domain-containing protein: protein MKVFSGVPAVLCAFAAFAAAPHRTNWELKEFTWVKLVPAEAGAAPAQHPAQLDAEALRRSLRAIRFEEGPLFEAKEVDQLVKPLLEAFAVADPGEDLVLLSTGRRGGGFMNPSFGVTARLFVEGGKVQVIVRDARLDFVDRFRVRGDKPEFTYGSRVQAGKVVLRGEGLASRRGDWVEFPAVPYAAPTPVLPGFQGAPPPEPKAAPAEGPEARLRALKRLRDENLITEDEYQKKRQEILKSL, encoded by the coding sequence ATGAAGGTGTTTTCAGGTGTGCCGGCGGTCCTGTGCGCGTTCGCGGCCTTTGCCGCCGCTCCCCATCGCACGAACTGGGAGCTGAAGGAGTTCACCTGGGTGAAGCTGGTGCCCGCCGAGGCGGGCGCGGCGCCGGCGCAGCACCCGGCGCAGCTGGACGCGGAGGCCCTGAGGCGCAGCCTGCGGGCGATCCGCTTCGAGGAGGGGCCCCTGTTCGAGGCCAAGGAGGTGGACCAGCTGGTCAAGCCGCTGCTGGAGGCCTTCGCCGTGGCCGACCCGGGCGAGGACCTCGTGCTGCTGAGCACGGGGCGCAGGGGCGGGGGGTTCATGAACCCGTCCTTCGGCGTAACGGCGCGGCTCTTCGTGGAGGGGGGCAAGGTGCAGGTGATCGTGCGGGACGCGCGCCTGGATTTCGTGGACCGCTTCCGCGTGCGCGGCGACAAGCCCGAGTTCACCTACGGGTCCCGCGTCCAGGCCGGCAAGGTGGTGCTCAGGGGCGAGGGCCTGGCCTCCAGGCGCGGCGACTGGGTGGAGTTCCCTGCGGTGCCCTACGCGGCGCCGACGCCGGTGCTGCCGGGGTTCCAGGGCGCCCCTCCACCCGAGCCCAAGGCCGCCCCCGCCGAAGGCCCCGAGGCCCGTCTGCGGGCCCTGAAGCGGCTCCGGGACGAGAACCTCATCACCGAGGACGAGTACCAGAAGAAGCGGCAGGAGATCCTGAAGAGCCTCTGA
- a CDS encoding electron transfer flavoprotein subunit alpha/FixB family protein → MILVFCETKDGKIRKPSLEALSEARKLADAAGKGLGALFVGATSAGAEEAAQYGADVIVKIEDPSLAAYSSDGYAQAIADAVKAKGATALLAAATSCGRDVAPRAAARLGAGYASDITGLAMEEGRLLVTRPVYAGKALATTRFETPVQVATTRPNVFSLAPCAKAGTVETLPAPGGGFLAVVKEILTKGAGHVDIAEADVIVAGGRGMKDGANFKLLEELAEALGGVVGASRAAVDAGWGLPHSMQIGQTGKVVSPTLYIACGISGAIQHVAGMSGSKVIVAINKDPEAPIFKLATYGIVGDLFEVVPELTKAARALAK, encoded by the coding sequence ATGATTCTAGTTTTCTGTGAGACGAAGGATGGGAAGATCCGCAAGCCTTCCCTCGAGGCCCTCAGCGAGGCCCGGAAGCTGGCCGATGCCGCGGGCAAGGGCCTGGGCGCCCTGTTCGTGGGCGCCACGAGCGCCGGAGCCGAGGAGGCCGCCCAGTACGGCGCGGACGTGATCGTGAAGATCGAGGACCCGAGCCTCGCCGCCTATTCCAGCGACGGGTACGCCCAGGCCATCGCCGACGCCGTGAAGGCCAAGGGCGCCACCGCGCTCCTGGCCGCCGCGACCTCCTGCGGCCGCGACGTGGCCCCCCGGGCCGCCGCGCGCCTCGGGGCGGGCTACGCCTCGGACATCACCGGCCTGGCCATGGAGGAGGGCCGCCTCCTGGTGACCCGCCCCGTCTACGCCGGCAAGGCCTTGGCCACCACCCGCTTCGAGACCCCCGTGCAGGTGGCCACCACCCGCCCCAACGTCTTCTCCCTGGCGCCCTGCGCCAAGGCGGGCACCGTGGAGACCCTCCCCGCCCCAGGCGGCGGCTTCCTGGCCGTGGTGAAGGAGATCCTCACCAAGGGCGCGGGCCACGTGGACATCGCGGAGGCCGACGTGATCGTGGCCGGCGGCCGCGGCATGAAGGACGGCGCCAACTTCAAGCTCCTCGAGGAGCTGGCCGAGGCCCTGGGCGGCGTGGTCGGCGCGAGCCGGGCCGCGGTGGACGCGGGCTGGGGCCTGCCCCACAGCATGCAGATCGGCCAGACCGGCAAGGTCGTGAGCCCGACCCTCTACATCGCCTGCGGCATCAGCGGCGCCATCCAGCACGTGGCGGGCATGTCGGGCTCCAAGGTCATCGTGGCCATCAACAAGGACCCCGAGGCCCCCATCTTCAAGCTGGCCACCTACGGCATCGTGGGCGACCTGTTCGAGGTGGTGCCCGAACTGACCAAGGCCGCCAGGGCCCTGGCGAAATAG
- a CDS encoding ATP-binding protein gives MLPRRLTPRIHDLLDHSPAVVLLGPRQAGKTTLALEIGERSPSIYLDLEDENDRARLSDPSRYLAGHDRELVILDEVHRMPELFQQLRGIIDRGRRQGKANGRFLLLGSAAMDLLKQSGESLAGRISYSELGPFDALEIGPDQLETLWVRGGFPRSFLAESDEVSLTWRRNFIRTYLERDIPQFGPRIPAETLRRFWTMLAHNQAQALNAANLASALGVDGKTVARYLDLLVDLLLVRRLPAWNRNAGKRLVRSPKVYVRDSGIAHALLGIRDKEALLGHPVAGQTWESFVIETLITAAPEGTEAHYYRTSNGTGLDLLLTLPGGAFWAVEVTRSMAPKLERGFHSACADLNPHKRFCAYPGPDRYPLADRTEAIGILELAKELRAAG, from the coding sequence ATGTTGCCCCGCCGCCTCACGCCCCGGATCCATGACCTGCTGGACCATTCTCCCGCGGTCGTCCTGCTGGGACCCCGCCAGGCCGGCAAGACGACGCTCGCCCTGGAGATCGGCGAGCGGTCCCCTTCGATCTACCTGGACCTTGAGGACGAGAATGACCGTGCCAGGCTCTCAGATCCCAGCAGGTATCTTGCAGGCCATGATCGCGAGCTGGTCATCCTCGATGAGGTTCACCGCATGCCGGAGCTCTTTCAACAGCTGCGCGGCATCATCGACCGGGGGCGGAGGCAGGGCAAGGCCAATGGCCGCTTCCTCCTGCTCGGGTCCGCCGCCATGGACCTGCTCAAACAATCCGGCGAAAGCCTCGCAGGGCGGATCTCCTATTCGGAGCTCGGCCCGTTCGACGCCCTGGAAATCGGCCCTGATCAGCTGGAGACGCTTTGGGTGAGGGGCGGGTTCCCGCGAAGCTTCCTGGCCGAATCCGACGAAGTCAGCCTGACCTGGCGGCGGAATTTCATCCGCACCTACCTGGAGCGCGACATCCCGCAATTCGGCCCCCGGATCCCGGCCGAAACCCTCCGGCGATTCTGGACGATGCTGGCGCACAATCAGGCCCAGGCCCTGAATGCGGCCAATCTCGCCAGCGCTCTGGGAGTGGATGGGAAGACCGTCGCAAGATACCTCGATCTGTTGGTAGACCTGTTGCTTGTCAGACGCCTGCCGGCCTGGAATCGCAATGCCGGGAAACGCCTGGTCAGGTCGCCCAAGGTCTATGTGCGCGACAGCGGAATCGCCCACGCACTGCTCGGAATCCGGGACAAGGAGGCGCTGCTGGGTCACCCCGTTGCGGGCCAGACCTGGGAAAGTTTTGTGATCGAGACGCTGATCACCGCGGCCCCGGAGGGAACCGAAGCCCACTACTACCGGACCTCCAACGGAACCGGACTGGACCTGCTGCTTACCCTTCCCGGCGGAGCGTTCTGGGCTGTCGAAGTCACGCGAAGCATGGCGCCTAAACTGGAACGCGGCTTCCATTCCGCATGTGCCGATCTGAATCCGCATAAGCGCTTCTGCGCCTACCCTGGCCCGGACCGCTACCCCCTCGCCGACCGCACGGAAGCCATCGGGATCCTCGAACTGGCGAAGGAGCTCCGGGCCGCGGGTTAG